One segment of Bradyrhizobium sp. CB2312 DNA contains the following:
- a CDS encoding 4-hydroxy-tetrahydrodipicolinate synthase yields MTGLRDQLHGLWLPLVTPFQGGKLDETSLRRLTRHYCGQAIDGFILGATSGEGMTLREAELERLVAVVREEMAAGRRSIPICLGLSGADTARLKDRLDETADWPIDGYLIASPYYVRPSQRGLSAHFEALADHAAWPLALYNIPYRCAVNITNQTMLRLAEHPNIVGLKDCGASREQSIALLRDRPKGFRVLTGEDANYLEALTDGADGGIVLSAHVETAAFAAIYSEHKRGNHDAAQAGWNEIAELTRLLFAEPSPAPAKYWLWRSGLIDSPEVRLPMVEVSSELAATIDREIARRMKVAA; encoded by the coding sequence ATGACCGGACTACGCGATCAACTGCACGGCCTGTGGCTGCCGCTGGTGACGCCGTTTCAAGGCGGCAAGCTCGACGAGACCTCGCTGCGGCGGCTGACCCGGCATTACTGCGGACAGGCTATCGACGGCTTCATCCTGGGGGCGACCTCGGGTGAAGGCATGACCCTGCGCGAAGCCGAGCTCGAGCGCCTCGTTGCCGTGGTGCGCGAGGAGATGGCGGCGGGCCGCCGCAGCATCCCGATCTGCCTCGGCCTGTCGGGCGCAGACACGGCGCGGCTGAAGGATCGCCTCGACGAGACCGCGGACTGGCCGATCGACGGCTATTTGATCGCAAGCCCCTATTACGTGCGGCCATCGCAGCGCGGGCTCTCGGCGCATTTCGAGGCGCTCGCCGATCACGCCGCCTGGCCGCTCGCGCTCTACAACATTCCCTATCGCTGCGCGGTCAACATCACCAACCAGACCATGCTGCGGCTTGCCGAGCATCCCAACATCGTCGGGCTGAAGGATTGCGGCGCGAGCCGCGAGCAATCGATCGCGCTGCTGCGCGACCGCCCGAAAGGTTTTCGGGTGCTGACCGGCGAGGACGCAAACTATCTCGAGGCGCTCACCGACGGTGCCGACGGCGGCATCGTGTTGTCGGCCCATGTCGAGACCGCGGCGTTCGCGGCGATCTATAGCGAGCACAAGCGCGGCAACCACGATGCCGCGCAGGCGGGCTGGAATGAGATCGCGGAGCTGACGCGGTTGTTATTCGCAGAGCCGAGCCCGGCGCCGGCGAAGTATTGGCTGTGGCGCAGCGGCCTGATCGACAGCCCCGAGGTGCGCCTGCCGATGGTGGAGGTGAGCAGCGAGCTCGCGGCGACAATCGATCGCGAGATCGCGCGACGGATGAAAGTCGCGGCGTAG
- the tnpB gene encoding IS66 family insertion sequence element accessory protein TnpB (TnpB, as the term is used for proteins encoded by IS66 family insertion elements, is considered an accessory protein, since TnpC, encoded by a neighboring gene, is a DDE family transposase.), whose amino-acid sequence MPASLMIYVATQPVDFRKGAEGLALLAKETLGHDPMKGVAVVFRAKRADRVKIVVWDGSGLVMYWKRLDGSGFKWPPIVAGVMRMNAAQLSALLAGMDWTRMHAPRIPQPKALA is encoded by the coding sequence ATGCCCGCGAGCCTCATGATTTACGTGGCGACGCAACCTGTGGACTTCAGAAAAGGTGCGGAGGGCTTGGCGCTGTTGGCGAAGGAGACGCTGGGCCATGACCCGATGAAGGGCGTAGCGGTGGTGTTCCGTGCGAAGCGCGCCGATCGGGTGAAGATTGTCGTCTGGGATGGCAGCGGCCTTGTGATGTATTGGAAGCGGCTCGATGGCAGCGGCTTCAAATGGCCTCCCATCGTGGCCGGCGTGATGCGGATGAATGCCGCCCAGTTGTCGGCGCTTCTGGCCGGCATGGATTGGACACGCATGCACGCGCCTCGAATCCCGCAGCCGAAAGCGCTTGCGTAA
- a CDS encoding alpha/beta hydrolase, producing the protein MRRIWSEFLSFAFFISVGMPSGSCVAQPVIDAEVVLQICQAFSKKSAENMPAIILPEAGKSFIEIYGRLSGLLEGCLSATETSRNSGGVTFLVQNTRYDSVWYFSTDEGSIRRINIERYKPVTLADDELWQSPFAIAAASQATLGIAGLLAGTAETDSTAPITKGGPPKAIAPPSEPYTVEFFYATDRKESSDAIEFEGRTSTQTSDGSTYSSNGWTAVSGYTGERSHDLSFGAIRVRVPEGHHIGRIELPSNRRIFGITFSRDGPDPKKHFTIRSIAKTSEDQWIKSLSSTKKKKALIFVHGFNTKFRDAVFRTAQIIWDLQFGGTAVLFSWPSRGEIADYLYDKDSALSSRVALLRVIDNLRKAKFETVDIIAHSMGNLIVVDALSTTAATKSPTVIAQLVMAAPDVDRDMFIQEIPRVAKVAKGLTLYASKNDKALQLSKRVAGRIPRAGDVPESGPIIIKSVSTIDVSAIGDELFGLNHNTFATTRNVLNDLKILLETGAPPPRLTEVRGVPEPPQTASYFRYAP; encoded by the coding sequence ATGCGTCGGATTTGGTCCGAATTCCTTTCATTCGCATTTTTCATCAGCGTAGGAATGCCCTCGGGCAGTTGCGTAGCACAACCGGTCATTGACGCCGAAGTCGTGCTCCAAATTTGCCAAGCGTTCTCGAAAAAGTCCGCCGAGAACATGCCAGCGATCATTTTACCGGAAGCTGGCAAGTCGTTCATTGAAATTTATGGCAGGCTCTCCGGCTTACTTGAAGGCTGTTTGTCAGCGACCGAGACCAGCCGCAATTCAGGTGGCGTCACTTTTCTGGTCCAGAATACCCGTTACGACAGCGTCTGGTACTTTTCCACTGACGAGGGATCGATCCGACGTATTAATATCGAACGATATAAACCAGTTACTTTGGCCGATGACGAGTTATGGCAATCTCCATTTGCCATTGCAGCAGCATCCCAGGCCACTCTTGGTATAGCAGGTCTATTAGCGGGAACAGCCGAAACAGACTCTACAGCTCCCATAACTAAAGGTGGGCCGCCCAAAGCGATAGCCCCGCCGTCCGAGCCATATACCGTGGAGTTCTTCTATGCGACGGACCGAAAAGAGTCCTCTGACGCAATAGAGTTCGAGGGACGCACCAGCACCCAGACAAGCGACGGTTCTACCTATAGCTCGAACGGTTGGACAGCTGTTAGCGGCTACACGGGAGAGCGCAGCCATGATCTTAGCTTCGGTGCCATTCGGGTTCGCGTCCCGGAAGGGCATCATATTGGAAGGATAGAATTGCCATCGAACAGGAGAATCTTTGGCATTACCTTCTCAAGGGATGGCCCTGATCCCAAGAAGCATTTTACGATCCGCAGCATCGCAAAAACGAGCGAAGATCAGTGGATCAAATCGCTATCGTCGACCAAGAAAAAGAAAGCCCTAATATTCGTGCATGGGTTCAACACCAAATTTCGAGACGCCGTCTTTCGCACAGCCCAGATAATTTGGGATCTTCAATTCGGCGGTACTGCAGTTTTGTTCTCGTGGCCGTCTCGTGGCGAGATAGCGGACTATCTCTATGACAAAGACAGCGCGCTTAGTTCACGTGTAGCACTACTCCGCGTGATAGATAACCTTCGCAAAGCAAAATTCGAAACCGTCGACATCATAGCCCACAGCATGGGCAACCTGATTGTAGTGGATGCATTGTCAACTACTGCGGCAACAAAATCGCCTACTGTGATTGCTCAACTGGTTATGGCCGCGCCGGATGTTGACCGCGACATGTTCATTCAGGAAATTCCGCGAGTTGCAAAGGTCGCCAAAGGCTTAACACTCTATGCATCTAAGAACGACAAGGCCCTTCAGCTTTCGAAACGAGTTGCTGGCAGGATTCCTCGCGCTGGAGACGTACCGGAGTCCGGGCCGATTATCATCAAATCCGTATCGACCATCGACGTTAGCGCTATCGGAGACGAATTGTTCGGGCTCAATCACAACACATTCGCTACAACCCGAAACGTTTTGAATGATCTTAAAATACTCCTTGAAACCGGCGCACCACCGCCTAGGCTAACTGAAGTTCGCGGCGTTCCCGAGCCTCCCCAAACAGCCTCTTATTTCCGATATGCGCCTTAA
- a CDS encoding ParA family protein — protein sequence MNVIVFASRKGGSGKSTLAAHLAAQIKATKPILLVDADPQGSLTLWHKLRGTNEPPIKAAVNSVSGIVSAAKRDGYEWVLIDTPPNLSAVVDDAIKNATMVVIPARPGVFDVNAVQETIQMCRAARKPYAVVLNGAPAKRDEAESPIVTIAREALAKFRAPVWGGQITNRSDLLMALSHGEGAREYQAESRAAQEIARLWAAIERSVKAIRGTASASGAMHKQAA from the coding sequence ATGAACGTTATTGTTTTTGCATCGCGTAAAGGCGGCTCGGGGAAGAGCACCCTGGCTGCACATCTCGCCGCGCAGATCAAGGCGACCAAGCCCATTCTGCTCGTCGATGCGGATCCGCAGGGCTCGCTCACGCTGTGGCACAAGCTGCGTGGCACCAACGAGCCGCCGATCAAGGCGGCGGTGAACTCCGTCAGCGGCATCGTCTCCGCTGCCAAGCGCGACGGCTATGAATGGGTGTTGATCGACACGCCGCCGAACCTGTCGGCCGTCGTCGACGACGCGATCAAGAATGCCACCATGGTCGTCATTCCCGCCCGTCCCGGCGTGTTCGACGTCAACGCGGTGCAGGAAACCATCCAGATGTGCCGTGCGGCGCGCAAGCCCTATGCGGTCGTGCTCAACGGTGCGCCGGCCAAGCGCGACGAAGCCGAAAGCCCGATCGTCACCATCGCCCGCGAGGCGCTGGCGAAATTCCGCGCTCCGGTGTGGGGCGGCCAGATCACCAACCGTTCGGATTTGCTGATGGCGCTGAGCCACGGCGAAGGCGCGCGCGAGTATCAGGCCGAGAGCCGCGCGGCCCAGGAAATCGCAAGGCTGTGGGCGGCGATCGAGCGTTCAGTGAAGGCTATTCGCGGCACGGCGTCGGCGTCCGGCGCAATGCACAAGCAGGCAGCATAA
- a CDS encoding LysR family transcriptional regulator: MPRTRDGFTDMDWDKLKVFHAAAEAGSFTHAGEQLGLSQSAVSRQVSALEQELSVSLFHRHARGLILTEQGDLLFRTAHDVFMQLQAARAKLTDSRERPSGDLKITTTPGVGINWLIPRLGEFTALYPEIRISLIVTDEELDLSMREADVAIRTRKPTQPDLIQRKLFAMGFHAYCSPEYIKRFGTPRTLEELDSHRIITLSDGNFAPHLQNRNWLVEAARNGSGPREAYFKVNNILGLVRACQQGLGIAALPDYLVEEQSRLVQLFGESDSIQLDTYFVYPEELKTVARVQVFRDFVVSKAQRWPS, encoded by the coding sequence ATGCCTCGAACACGCGACGGATTTACAGACATGGACTGGGACAAGCTGAAGGTGTTTCACGCGGCGGCGGAAGCAGGCAGCTTCACGCATGCGGGCGAGCAGCTCGGCCTGTCGCAATCGGCGGTGTCACGCCAGGTCTCGGCGCTGGAGCAGGAGCTCTCGGTCTCGCTGTTCCACCGCCACGCCCGCGGCCTGATCCTCACCGAGCAGGGCGACCTCCTGTTCCGCACCGCGCATGACGTGTTCATGCAGCTTCAGGCGGCGCGCGCCAAACTGACCGACAGCCGCGAGCGGCCGAGCGGCGACCTCAAGATCACCACCACGCCCGGCGTCGGCATCAACTGGCTGATCCCGCGGCTCGGCGAGTTCACCGCGCTCTATCCGGAGATCCGGATCTCGCTGATCGTCACCGACGAGGAGCTTGACCTGTCGATGCGCGAGGCGGACGTTGCGATCCGCACCCGCAAACCGACGCAGCCTGATCTCATCCAGCGCAAGCTGTTCGCGATGGGCTTCCACGCCTATTGCTCGCCGGAATACATCAAGCGCTTCGGCACGCCGCGCACGCTGGAGGAGCTCGACTCCCACCGCATCATCACGCTCTCCGACGGCAACTTCGCGCCGCATCTTCAGAACCGCAACTGGCTGGTCGAAGCTGCGCGCAACGGCTCGGGTCCGCGCGAGGCTTATTTCAAGGTCAACAACATCCTCGGCCTCGTCCGCGCCTGTCAGCAGGGCCTCGGCATCGCCGCGCTGCCCGACTATCTCGTCGAAGAGCAGAGCCGCCTCGTGCAACTGTTCGGCGAGTCCGATTCGATCCAGCTCGACACCTACTTCGTCTATCCCGAGGAGTTGAAGACGGTCGCGCGCGTGCAGGTGTTCCGCGACTTCGTGGTCAGCAAGGCGCAGCGCTGGCCGTCCTGA
- a CDS encoding IS66 family transposase, which produces MSDLPDELPSDPAELRVFAAALLDRCARLERLLKLAKDAQFGRSSEKLDADQLQLVLEDIEEAVAALEATEDRANPRVCEKRTAERRTNRGQLPEHLPRIVETLMPAETCCPSCAGDLFEIGRDESQRLDVVPAQYRVIVTRRPKLACRACHGVVLQYAAPERLIRGGLPTERLVAHVIDAKYHWHLPLYRQAQMLATHGIALDRSTLAFWVGYAAQELKPLWHRLRQLLLASSKLCVDETPAPVLDPGRGRTKTGYFWALSRDDRPWAGPDPPGVVYAYAPGRGAVHGLRLLEGYRGIIHCDGYQAYKTMTRETRADALSGTLAFCWSHLRRQFVKIEREVAPAPAPVAREALERIAQLYAIEKALRGRSADERHAGRQAHARPLAAALKQWFEAKLDHLAQKSDTAKALRYALRHWNGLTLYLDDGRIEMDTNAVERAMRPIKLNAKNSLFAGCDEGAENWAVLASLIETCKLNGVSAEHWLADVLAKLVNGWPAARLDELLPWASTYTMHALDPRLAA; this is translated from the coding sequence ATGAGTGATTTGCCCGATGAGCTGCCGAGCGATCCAGCCGAGTTGCGTGTCTTTGCCGCGGCTCTGCTGGATCGCTGCGCCAGGCTCGAGCGGTTACTCAAGCTTGCGAAAGATGCGCAGTTCGGTCGATCCTCGGAAAAGCTGGACGCTGATCAGCTGCAGCTTGTTCTGGAGGACATCGAAGAGGCCGTCGCGGCCCTCGAAGCCACCGAGGATCGCGCCAATCCCAGAGTTTGCGAGAAGAGGACGGCCGAGCGCAGAACCAACCGTGGTCAGCTGCCGGAGCATTTGCCGCGCATCGTGGAAACCCTGATGCCGGCCGAGACCTGTTGCCCGTCTTGCGCGGGCGACCTCTTTGAGATTGGTCGGGATGAGAGCCAGAGGCTGGACGTCGTTCCGGCGCAGTATCGCGTCATCGTCACCCGCCGGCCTAAGCTCGCCTGCCGCGCCTGTCACGGCGTCGTCCTCCAGTATGCTGCTCCCGAGCGACTGATCAGGGGAGGATTGCCCACCGAGCGGCTGGTCGCGCATGTGATCGACGCGAAGTATCATTGGCATTTGCCGCTTTACCGCCAGGCGCAGATGCTGGCGACGCACGGAATAGCGCTGGACCGTTCCACGCTCGCCTTCTGGGTCGGCTATGCCGCCCAGGAACTGAAGCCGTTGTGGCATCGGCTGCGCCAGCTTCTGCTCGCCTCCTCGAAACTCTGCGTCGATGAGACCCCGGCGCCGGTGTTGGACCCGGGCCGCGGCAGAACGAAAACCGGCTACTTCTGGGCGCTGTCGCGCGACGACAGGCCCTGGGCCGGGCCTGATCCACCTGGAGTGGTCTATGCCTATGCACCGGGCCGCGGCGCCGTTCATGGCTTGCGGCTGCTTGAGGGCTATCGCGGCATCATCCATTGCGACGGCTATCAGGCCTACAAGACCATGACCCGAGAGACGCGTGCGGACGCCCTGTCCGGGACGCTCGCCTTCTGCTGGTCGCATCTGCGGCGGCAGTTTGTGAAGATCGAACGGGAGGTGGCGCCAGCGCCAGCTCCGGTTGCCCGCGAGGCTCTCGAGCGTATCGCCCAGCTTTATGCGATCGAGAAGGCTCTCCGCGGCCGATCTGCGGACGAGCGCCACGCCGGCAGGCAGGCGCATGCCAGGCCTCTGGCCGCAGCCTTGAAGCAGTGGTTTGAGGCCAAGCTTGATCACCTTGCACAGAAGAGCGACACGGCGAAGGCTTTGCGCTATGCGCTGCGGCATTGGAACGGCCTGACGCTATACCTTGATGACGGGCGCATCGAGATGGATACCAATGCGGTCGAGCGAGCGATGCGGCCGATCAAGCTCAACGCCAAGAACTCCCTTTTTGCCGGCTGCGACGAGGGCGCCGAGAATTGGGCAGTTCTGGCTTCGTTAATCGAGACCTGTAAGCTCAATGGCGTCAGTGCCGAGCACTGGCTCGCTGATGTTCTCGCGAAGCTCGTTAATGGCTGGCCTGCGGCGCGACTGGACGAACTGCTTCCCTGGGCATCGACCTATACGATGCATGCGCTCGATCCGAGACTGGCAGCATGA
- a CDS encoding metallophosphoesterase, with amino-acid sequence MPVVDNAQAQTTTGQAPGPAGGGFSFAAVGDTRPMMYLPLKEGQPDLSKFFVEMFGLVMPEKVAEAVVAKDVKMIFDPVTKDLIKIVMPFASKTEVMTLTVDKGWVTEASVEDVKLLPGVHRTMFRLQGGEWVTREIVKDVQSGRAKFVVNSGDAVWWGNQGLTVSESPYWKRVNDTMLKKLPAPDDEMRAAGLDGRFFMSVGNHEVWADPKIEGVLSAVPYLRKFGVTPENLIYKFDFKGTRLIYLWSGKYDYRSPSLWDADRPKYAEQMTQLQKWMDEAKANGIRKAFIVFHYPVFARSGLGPIPAPDNPHKVIASYAKDMEVVVLNGHVHTTEIYDVDGIKYLMLGGGGAEQDPILPGRTSIKVPADYPQDLYWKGQPPQEEYNYVLVDVEPGQKTKFTLNRFRPWSAEPFGTEELFK; translated from the coding sequence ATGCCGGTCGTTGACAATGCGCAGGCGCAAACAACAACCGGGCAAGCACCCGGTCCGGCCGGGGGCGGCTTTTCATTCGCTGCGGTCGGCGATACCCGACCCATGATGTACCTCCCGTTGAAAGAAGGACAACCGGACCTCAGCAAGTTCTTCGTCGAGATGTTCGGGTTGGTCATGCCGGAAAAGGTCGCCGAGGCCGTCGTCGCGAAGGATGTGAAGATGATCTTCGATCCGGTCACAAAGGACCTGATCAAGATTGTCATGCCATTCGCATCCAAGACGGAAGTGATGACCCTGACGGTAGATAAGGGTTGGGTCACCGAGGCATCCGTTGAAGACGTGAAACTGCTCCCTGGAGTCCATCGGACGATGTTCCGGCTTCAGGGCGGCGAATGGGTGACCCGTGAAATCGTGAAGGACGTTCAATCCGGTCGCGCCAAATTCGTGGTGAATAGCGGTGACGCCGTCTGGTGGGGCAATCAGGGCTTGACTGTCAGCGAGAGCCCATACTGGAAGCGCGTGAATGATACGATGTTGAAGAAGCTACCCGCGCCGGATGACGAGATGCGCGCAGCCGGTCTGGATGGGCGCTTCTTCATGAGTGTGGGCAATCATGAGGTGTGGGCCGACCCGAAGATTGAGGGCGTTCTTTCGGCGGTGCCGTATCTGAGGAAATTCGGCGTCACGCCGGAAAACCTCATCTACAAATTCGATTTCAAGGGCACCCGCCTCATCTATCTCTGGAGTGGCAAGTACGACTACCGTTCGCCGTCGCTGTGGGACGCTGATCGGCCAAAATATGCCGAGCAGATGACCCAGCTTCAAAAGTGGATGGACGAGGCGAAGGCCAATGGCATTCGGAAGGCGTTTATCGTCTTCCATTATCCCGTGTTTGCGCGGTCAGGCTTGGGCCCGATCCCGGCTCCCGATAACCCGCACAAGGTGATTGCGTCGTATGCCAAGGACATGGAGGTGGTCGTATTGAACGGGCATGTCCACACCACGGAAATCTATGACGTAGATGGGATAAAGTATCTGATGTTGGGCGGTGGGGGCGCAGAACAAGACCCGATCCTGCCGGGGCGAACCAGCATCAAGGTGCCCGCTGACTATCCGCAGGACCTCTACTGGAAGGGCCAGCCTCCGCAAGAGGAGTACAACTACGTGCTGGTGGACGTCGAACCAGGCCAGAAGACGAAATTCACCCTCAATCGCTTCCGGCCGTGGTCGGCAGAGCCATTCGGGACCGAGGAACTCTTCAAGTGA
- a CDS encoding DUF4126 domain-containing protein, with the protein MFLPMLVASVAAYSGSLAWGDGFAWLGTPAAMLMFGVAALLEVAAYFIPGVDNLLDVIAAPVAVIAGAIVSAATMADLPPMMKWTAAIVAGGGAAGIVHGVTAALRAKSTVMTAGLGNSTVATAELGGALLVSILALAAPVAAFAIVILMLWLAIRLILRLRRSVPRKDAPG; encoded by the coding sequence GTGTTCCTGCCGATGCTGGTTGCCAGCGTGGCCGCTTACTCGGGTTCGCTTGCTTGGGGCGACGGTTTCGCGTGGCTTGGAACACCTGCCGCAATGCTGATGTTTGGCGTGGCCGCGCTCCTGGAGGTTGCTGCGTATTTCATTCCCGGCGTGGACAATTTGCTCGATGTCATCGCCGCGCCTGTTGCCGTGATCGCCGGAGCCATCGTGTCGGCGGCGACCATGGCAGATCTTCCACCGATGATGAAATGGACGGCCGCCATCGTCGCGGGTGGCGGCGCGGCCGGCATCGTGCACGGCGTCACCGCGGCTCTGCGGGCCAAATCGACAGTCATGACGGCCGGCCTCGGCAACTCGACCGTCGCGACCGCCGAATTGGGAGGTGCGCTCCTCGTCTCAATTCTTGCCCTGGCCGCGCCGGTAGCCGCATTCGCGATCGTCATTCTGATGCTCTGGCTGGCGATACGTTTGATCCTGCGCTTGCGGAGATCAGTTCCTCGCAAGGATGCACCGGGATGA
- a CDS encoding transposase translates to MDDQSDDIRRPLSPRIEVYAGAGRKRWPDDLKAQIAAESLEPGAVVTDVARRHGCRPQQVHDWRRRARLGQLVLPASADTLSFVPVVSESALPATAEPSGSPEAAVVTVEFQGARVEVRGTPGLAVLSDVFLALRRTRPC, encoded by the coding sequence ATGGACGACCAATCTGACGACATAAGACGACCGTTGTCACCACGTATCGAAGTGTATGCTGGTGCAGGTCGCAAGCGCTGGCCGGACGATTTGAAGGCGCAGATTGCCGCCGAAAGCCTCGAGCCGGGTGCGGTTGTCACGGATGTCGCCCGTCGTCATGGCTGCCGGCCCCAGCAGGTGCATGACTGGCGGCGCCGGGCGCGGTTGGGCCAGTTGGTGCTTCCGGCGTCGGCGGACACGCTGTCGTTCGTGCCGGTGGTATCGGAATCGGCGTTGCCGGCGACCGCAGAACCGTCCGGGTCGCCGGAAGCCGCCGTTGTGACGGTCGAGTTCCAAGGGGCGCGCGTAGAGGTGCGCGGGACGCCTGGCCTTGCTGTGCTGAGTGATGTGTTCCTAGCGCTCCGACGGACACGTCCATGCTGA
- the tenA gene encoding thiaminase II, whose translation MSFFERLKTEASVEWRAYTEHPFTDGLADGSLPEAAFRHYLVQDYLFLIEFARAYALAVYKSPRLADMREAAAGLSAILDVEMNLHVKLCAGWGLSPSDLEQAPPAAEMLAYTRYVLDAGMRGDLLALKVALAPCVIGYAEIATRLASRPQADAATNPYRIWIAEYAGAPYQEVAARARAHMEHLADLYATPAREAELIAIFKEATRLEADFWEMAWRAG comes from the coding sequence GTGAGTTTCTTCGAGCGTCTCAAGACAGAAGCATCCGTTGAGTGGCGGGCCTACACCGAGCATCCCTTCACGGACGGATTGGCAGACGGCTCGCTCCCCGAAGCGGCGTTTCGTCACTACCTGGTTCAGGATTACCTGTTCCTCATCGAGTTTGCGCGCGCGTACGCGCTCGCGGTCTACAAGTCGCCCAGACTTGCCGACATGCGTGAAGCCGCGGCCGGCCTTTCGGCCATCCTCGATGTCGAGATGAACCTGCACGTGAAGCTCTGTGCCGGTTGGGGTCTATCCCCGTCCGATCTTGAACAGGCCCCGCCGGCCGCCGAGATGCTGGCCTATACACGCTACGTGCTCGACGCTGGAATGCGCGGCGATCTGTTGGCACTCAAGGTGGCGCTTGCCCCCTGCGTGATCGGGTACGCGGAGATCGCAACGCGGCTCGCCTCGCGACCCCAAGCGGACGCTGCGACGAACCCCTATCGCATCTGGATCGCCGAATACGCCGGCGCGCCGTACCAGGAGGTCGCTGCCAGAGCGCGGGCGCACATGGAGCATCTCGCCGATCTCTATGCCACGCCGGCCCGCGAGGCCGAGCTGATCGCGATCTTCAAGGAAGCCACCCGGCTCGAGGCAGATTTTTGGGAGATGGCCTGGCGCGCGGGCTAA
- a CDS encoding plasmid pRiA4b ORF-3 family protein has protein sequence MSLNTTVVRIRVTLKDVKPEVMRCLVVPITLRLDRLHLTLQAAFGWTNSHLFEFLAGGGRWGIPDPDGDFDPQPIDARKTRLSNIVQETGAKTIHYLYDFGDSWDHVIKLEKWFDNTTTEGLPLLLEAAGRCPPEDVGGASGYAEYLDAISEPTHPEHEQMRLWGPEQFDPNVIDRKALEAAVNALSDIWKPRRRATRTK, from the coding sequence ATGAGCCTTAACACGACCGTCGTCCGGATCAGGGTAACCCTCAAGGACGTGAAACCGGAGGTGATGCGGTGTCTTGTCGTACCGATCACTTTACGTCTTGACCGGCTGCATCTGACGCTTCAGGCGGCGTTTGGCTGGACGAATAGCCATCTCTTCGAGTTCCTAGCCGGCGGCGGCCGTTGGGGTATCCCTGATCCCGATGGAGATTTTGACCCTCAGCCCATCGATGCCCGCAAGACGCGGCTCTCCAATATCGTTCAAGAGACCGGCGCCAAGACGATCCATTATCTCTACGACTTCGGCGACAGCTGGGATCACGTGATCAAGCTTGAAAAGTGGTTCGACAACACGACAACGGAAGGACTTCCCCTCTTGCTCGAGGCCGCCGGCCGTTGTCCTCCGGAAGATGTCGGTGGTGCGTCAGGCTATGCCGAATACCTCGACGCCATCAGCGAGCCCACCCATCCGGAGCACGAACAAATGCGCCTCTGGGGCCCCGAGCAGTTCGATCCCAACGTCATCGACCGCAAGGCGCTTGAGGCGGCGGTCAACGCATTGTCCGACATATGGAAGCCGCGACGACGCGCTACGCGGACAAAGTAG
- a CDS encoding AEC family transporter: MATVLIVAPVFALIAAGYASVLFRFVSETAHKGISEFAFSIAIPALLFRTIVVSEFPDVSPWRMWGAYYGALALTWIAALILSALLRARREDREDGVVFAIGSVYGNIVMLGIPLVLSALGNEGAGPMALILSVNTPLLWLCGILQMELVSRKRTGSPLSVIRPVLADLSRNPLMLAIGFGVVWRFTGLGLNPVVDRTVELLAQAGSPAALIALGINLFRFEVKGEKLSILVMCALKLVAMPAAAFVLAKLLGLPPNAAGVIVLFAAMPTGANAYIFAAQYQRLVNPVSGAVALGTLLAAVTLPVVVVMVAGVR; the protein is encoded by the coding sequence ATGGCCACCGTATTGATCGTCGCGCCGGTGTTCGCCCTGATCGCGGCGGGCTATGCCTCGGTGCTGTTCCGCTTCGTCTCGGAGACCGCGCACAAGGGCATCAGCGAATTCGCCTTCAGCATCGCGATCCCTGCGCTGCTGTTCCGCACCATCGTCGTGTCGGAATTCCCCGACGTCAGCCCGTGGCGCATGTGGGGTGCCTATTACGGCGCGCTCGCGCTCACCTGGATCGCGGCGCTGATCCTCTCGGCCCTGCTGCGCGCGCGGCGCGAGGACCGCGAGGACGGCGTCGTGTTCGCGATCGGCTCGGTCTACGGCAACATCGTGATGCTCGGCATTCCGCTCGTGCTCTCGGCGCTGGGCAACGAGGGAGCGGGGCCGATGGCGCTGATCCTGTCGGTGAACACGCCGCTGCTCTGGCTCTGCGGCATCCTGCAGATGGAGCTCGTCAGCCGCAAGCGCACGGGCTCGCCGCTGTCGGTGATCCGCCCCGTGCTCGCCGATCTCTCCCGCAACCCCTTGATGCTGGCGATCGGCTTCGGCGTGGTGTGGCGCTTCACCGGCCTCGGGCTCAATCCCGTCGTCGACAGGACGGTCGAGCTGCTCGCGCAGGCGGGATCGCCAGCCGCCCTGATCGCGCTCGGCATCAACCTGTTCCGCTTCGAGGTGAAGGGCGAGAAGCTCAGCATTTTGGTGATGTGCGCGCTCAAGCTGGTGGCGATGCCCGCGGCAGCGTTCGTGCTGGCAAAACTGCTCGGCCTGCCGCCGAATGCTGCCGGCGTGATCGTACTGTTCGCGGCGATGCCGACCGGCGCCAACGCCTACATTTTTGCCGCGCAGTATCAGCGGCTGGTGAACCCGGTGTCAGGCGCGGTGGCGCTGGGGACGTTGCTGGCGGCGGTGACGTTGCCGGTGGTGGTCGTGATGGTGGCGGGGGTGAGGTAG